ACGAATTTAAGCAAGTAGGCACGGACTACAGTAGCAAAGCCGCAGTGGAAATCTACGATTCGAGCCATGCAGACTTCCGCGACATGGAGGCCGAAAGCATAAAAATCCTCGATTCGCTTGAAATCAAGGGAGGCAATGGGCTGATCGATTTTGGATCTGGAACAGGCACTTTTGCCATTCAAGCGGCGCGACGCTGTGCCAGAGTGTATGCCATTGATGTTTCAAAGGCTATGATCGACCGCGCGGCGGCCAAGGCAATCAAGGCTGGAACATCGAATATTGAGTTTCACCATGCTGGGTTCCTGACCTACGAGCATAATGATTCACCAGTTGACGCCGTCGTGACGACGTTTGCCTTCCATCATCTTCCAGATTTTGGAAGGGCATCGCGCTAAAGCGAGTTAATAGCATGTTGAAGCTTGGCGGCCAGCTT
Above is a genomic segment from Nitrospirota bacterium containing:
- a CDS encoding class I SAM-dependent methyltransferase, translated to MKMNHGFSWQYDEFKQVGTDYSSKAAVEIYDSSHADFRDMEAESIKILDSLEIKGGNGLIDFGSGTGTFAIQAARRCARVYAIDVSKAMIDRAAAKAIKAGTSNIEFHHAGFLTYEHNDSPVDAVVTTFAFHHLPDFGRASR